Proteins encoded together in one Pontiella desulfatans window:
- a CDS encoding alpha-L-rhamnosidase-related protein: MKKLLIFCVVMVCTVMGVSANEMPVDWKAQWIWQADDGPANSWVAFRKDLRIVKVPERVIANISADSKYWMWINGELAVFEGSVARGPRPAKPWKRKKEMWLDPPETKPSNSWYEEVDITAYLKPGENTIAVLVWYWGRETHKGTHVDSGKGGFVFQADFNGKKLISDKSWKVKADSAYALDSGETGEAIVQYNVKYDARKEMGDWTAPSFPDGDWKAATEKGIPPVAPWYNLEKNYVPALVNHGLKDYENYPESKFPFVSKGETITCELPFNKQITPYLEVECDAGLEIKITTDNRLNKISAFHTTKKGKQSFESFAWMNGHKITYEIPAGVKVLGLKYRWMSVGDINAGSFTCSDPFYERLWWMGRNTLFVCARDNFMDCPDRERACWIGDVADQASYLFYCMDDAGRKLLKKAIRITMAYSDAGVYGALGPLRLRELPTQSLQFVDQGVWQYYLNTGDEETLRYAYPFVRDYLNLWTMGADGLPNRDKRSMDSWNWSDWGEKETVDDKVILDALYYFALTSAKKIALELGENQDIAWFDERIQTLGMAFDATYWKGKYYSSNPKKFQDDRANALAILSGLARPHKYAAIVENVLIPNQFCSPHFEWMVEEAMCYAGYYADALKRMKDRYQLQVDRTWLSTLYEMFPQGGSYNHAWNAPNAILAKHVAGILPTQPAWSEYQIMPNLEHITSVKQVVPSVKGDIVVEINAADKCYGVKLVSPKGATAIVGIPKASITPTFIGVNGSMVWKNGTFVGGVEGVAWKGEDEKYLKLEVAPGFWKIYAEAK, encoded by the coding sequence ATGAAGAAGCTGTTGATATTTTGCGTGGTGATGGTTTGTACGGTCATGGGCGTTTCGGCCAATGAAATGCCCGTCGACTGGAAAGCGCAGTGGATTTGGCAGGCGGATGATGGGCCGGCTAATTCGTGGGTGGCTTTTCGTAAAGACCTGAGAATCGTCAAGGTGCCGGAAAGGGTGATCGCGAATATTTCGGCGGACAGTAAATACTGGATGTGGATCAACGGCGAGCTGGCGGTTTTTGAAGGGAGCGTGGCGCGCGGTCCGCGTCCTGCCAAACCCTGGAAACGGAAAAAAGAGATGTGGCTGGATCCACCGGAAACCAAGCCTTCCAACTCTTGGTATGAAGAAGTGGATATCACCGCATACCTCAAGCCCGGCGAAAATACCATTGCGGTGTTGGTGTGGTATTGGGGTCGTGAAACGCACAAGGGCACGCATGTCGACAGCGGCAAAGGCGGTTTTGTTTTTCAGGCTGATTTTAACGGAAAGAAACTGATTTCGGATAAAAGCTGGAAGGTCAAAGCGGATTCCGCCTATGCGCTGGACAGCGGCGAAACCGGGGAAGCTATTGTGCAGTACAACGTCAAATATGATGCGCGCAAGGAGATGGGCGACTGGACTGCGCCAAGCTTTCCGGATGGTGATTGGAAGGCCGCAACGGAGAAAGGGATTCCGCCGGTGGCACCTTGGTATAATCTGGAAAAAAACTATGTTCCGGCGTTGGTGAACCATGGCCTTAAAGATTACGAAAACTATCCGGAGTCCAAATTCCCCTTTGTCAGCAAGGGGGAAACAATTACCTGTGAACTGCCGTTCAACAAACAGATTACCCCGTATTTGGAAGTGGAATGCGATGCGGGACTTGAAATTAAGATCACCACCGACAATCGGTTAAACAAGATTAGCGCATTCCATACCACGAAGAAAGGGAAGCAGTCCTTCGAGAGCTTCGCCTGGATGAACGGCCATAAAATTACCTATGAAATTCCGGCCGGTGTGAAGGTGCTCGGTCTGAAGTATCGCTGGATGAGTGTGGGTGATATTAATGCCGGTTCATTCACCTGCAGCGATCCGTTCTATGAACGCCTCTGGTGGATGGGACGCAATACCCTGTTTGTCTGCGCCCGCGATAATTTTATGGATTGTCCCGACCGCGAGCGCGCCTGCTGGATCGGCGATGTGGCGGACCAGGCCAGCTATCTCTTTTACTGCATGGACGACGCCGGCCGGAAGCTGTTGAAAAAGGCGATTCGAATCACGATGGCCTACAGCGATGCCGGTGTTTATGGCGCGCTCGGTCCGCTGCGCCTGCGCGAACTGCCGACTCAAAGCCTGCAATTTGTCGATCAGGGCGTTTGGCAATATTACCTGAACACGGGCGATGAAGAGACACTACGCTATGCGTATCCCTTTGTGCGCGATTACCTGAATCTCTGGACCATGGGGGCCGATGGTTTGCCGAATCGGGATAAACGATCCATGGATTCGTGGAACTGGAGCGACTGGGGCGAAAAAGAAACCGTCGATGATAAGGTGATTTTGGACGCGCTCTACTATTTTGCGCTCACCAGTGCGAAGAAGATTGCACTGGAGCTGGGCGAAAATCAGGATATCGCTTGGTTTGACGAGCGTATCCAGACCTTGGGAATGGCCTTTGATGCAACATACTGGAAGGGGAAATATTACAGTAGCAATCCCAAGAAATTCCAGGACGACCGCGCCAATGCGCTGGCCATTCTTTCCGGGCTGGCCCGTCCGCATAAATATGCGGCCATCGTCGAAAACGTGCTGATTCCGAATCAGTTTTGCAGCCCGCATTTTGAATGGATGGTGGAAGAGGCCATGTGCTATGCCGGTTATTATGCCGATGCCCTCAAGCGCATGAAAGACCGGTATCAGCTACAGGTCGATCGCACATGGCTGAGTACGCTCTATGAAATGTTTCCGCAGGGAGGATCCTATAACCATGCGTGGAATGCTCCGAATGCCATTTTGGCCAAGCATGTCGCTGGAATTTTACCAACCCAACCCGCTTGGAGTGAATATCAGATTATGCCGAACCTGGAGCATATCACTTCCGTTAAACAGGTGGTTCCAAGCGTGAAGGGCGATATTGTCGTCGAGATCAACGCTGCGGACAAATGTTACGGCGTGAAACTGGTTTCTCCGAAAGGTGCCACCGCGATAGTCGGGATTCCGAAGGCATCGATTACCCCGACATTCATCGGGGTCAATGGTTCCATGGTTTGGAAAAACGGCACCTTTGTCGGCGGCGTTGAGGGCGTTGCGTGGAAGGGTGAAGACGAGAAATATCTAAAACTGGAAGTCGCTCCGGGCTTCTGGAAAATTTACGCGGAGGCGAAGTAA